Proteins co-encoded in one Papaver somniferum cultivar HN1 chromosome 5, ASM357369v1, whole genome shotgun sequence genomic window:
- the LOC113281015 gene encoding uncharacterized protein LOC113281015, with protein MKKKNNNKGKIYPSPSPHSSSSPCSSISRYDFGPHRDALSVFKVLPVTILTLASLLTLEDREVLAYLITRSIITTETTNPEADSSKNNNKKKKKHKSPDFECGCFECYTSYWYRWDLSPNRQLIHQAIEAFEEHLTNLEIVKNSSTSGKKKRADKMGSRVKGKISSIDDEKQSISYTQSPLPVKSLFHTDDFGNEAVEEEVVVEEEKGLLVEDLISSGGGGGGDETGEMVLVVMKKKNSEEQEYKGLVRKVLPDVLGLFNSRLWNLIWSPNV; from the coding sequence atgaagaagaaaaataacaacAAAGGTAAAATATACCCATCTCCATCTCCacattcatcatcatcaccttgTTCTTCTATTTCAAGATATGATTTTGGTCCACACAGAGATGCATTATCAGTGTTCAAGGTATTACCAGTTACAATCTTAACATTAGCATCTCTTCTTACTCTTGAAGATAGAGAGGTACTAGCTTATCTCATTACCAGGTCCATTATTACAACAGAAACAACAAACCCAGAAGcagattcttccaaaaacaacaacaagaagaaaaagaaacataaatCTCCAGACTTTGAATGTGGGTGTTTTGAATGTTATACAAGTTACTGGTATAGATGGGATTTGTCACCAAATCGGCAGCTTATTCATCAAGCCATCGAAGCTTTTGAAGAACACTTGACAAATCTTGAAATAGTGAAGAATAGTAGTACTAGTGGGAAGAAGAAGAGAGCAGACAAAATGGGTTCGAGAGTTAAGGGGAAAATTTCAAGTATTGATGATGAAAAACAGAGTATTTCATACACACAATCACCATTGCCTGTGAAGAGCTTGTTTCATACTGATGATTTTGGAAACGAGGCTGTAGAAGAAGAGGTGGTGGTGGAAGAGGAAAAGGGGTTATTGGTGGAGGATTTGattagtagtggtggtggtggtggtggggatgaAACAGGGGAAATGGTGCTtgtggtgatgaagaagaagaacagtgaAGAACAGGAATACAAAGGGCTGGTTAGGAAAGTATTACCAGATGTATTAGGTTTATTTAATTCTCGTTTATGGAACCTAATTTGGAGTCCCAATGTTTAG